A window of Syntrophales bacterium genomic DNA:
GACACGCCCCACAACAGGGACTCTTGTCCCCCGTATCAGGGCATCTCCCTGATTTGAGAGTATCCAACCGTAACCGTCTCCGTATCCGACGGGAATGGTTGCTATCCTGGTCGGTTTTTCCGTAACGTAAGTTCTCCCATAACCAATGCTATAACCCTTGGGAAAATCTTTTAGAAGAACCACGCTTGTCTTGAAGCTCATGACCGAAGCGAGGTCTGCTTTTGATTCTGTGTCCGGGGATGGGTAAATACCATAAGACATAAGACCGGGCCGCACCATATCAAGACTGAATTGTGGAAAGTTAAGGAGTCCACCGCTGTTGGACATATGTTTTTGGGGAATATGTATATTGTTTTCCTCCAGCATTTCGATAAGTTCCTTGAACAGTTTCCACTGCGCCTGGTTATAGTCTTCATCCTCAACTTCACTTGATGAGAAGTGCGAAAATATGCCCTCTATTGTGATGTTGGGAAAGTCAAGGATTTCACTAATGATATTGAAGGCCTCTTGATGAGTAGTTCCACCCCTTCCCATACCTGTATCCACTTCTATATGAATTGGGGCTTTGACGGCCGCTTTTGCATAACTTTTTTGTAACTCCCGGGCAAAACCGAGATCGGAAATCGATGGAGTCAAATTGTATTTGATTATCTCATTTATTTCGGAAACGGTGGCCGGACTCATTATGAGTATCGGTGCGTTTATCCCGCTTACCCGCAGTTGTACTCCTTCATCTGCATTGGCAACTCCGAGAAAGGAGGCGCCGTTTTTCAGAGCAACGTTGGAAATTTCAATTGCTCCGTGACCATAGGCGTCTGCCTTGACTACCTGTAAAACCTTGACATCGGGGCCAACAATCTTCTTTATTTCGCCCAGGTTGTGGCTGAAGTTTTCGAGGTCAACCTCCACCCAGCTTCTGTATTTCAGGTTTTCTCTTAATGACATTTTGAATATACTCCCTCAAGGGCGGCAAAGCCGCAACAACAAAAGTGCCTAAAGTTTGAAGTGCTTAAAGTGAGCTAAAGTTAATGTACACGCCTTCGGCGCGGTCAAATTTGAAACAGGCTGCGCTGAAAGCGCATTTTTAACTTTAGGCACTTTAGCTCACTTCACACTTTAAACTTTATTTTTTCGTCATAATATAAGCCCCGTCCCATTTACCGTCAGGTGGATTTTTTTTAAGCTCTCGACACCTTCTGATGTACAGCTCTGAGGGAGGATCACCCTGATGGATAGATAACACATCCTGGAAAAAGGCAACAGCCTCATCCCACTGTCCCTGTCTGTATTTTGCCAGTCCCTCCTCAAACAGCTTAACAAAATCTCCCCGGTTTTCAACATCTCCTCTTTCCCCTAAAAGCTCATATATCCTTACAGGGAGTTCCTTCCCCTTGACCCTGACAAAATCAAGTTCCCGGCACAAAAATTTATCCTTTACCTCGTTGTATGTGTATTCACTGATAATGATATTTGTTCCGTATTCTTTGTTGATTCCCTCCAACCTTGAACCAAGATTTACATTATCACCCATGACCGTATAATCGAACCTCATATCGGAACCCATATTGCCCACTACCATTTCACCGCTGTTGATACCGATTCCGATATCAAGAACAGGCCTGCTTTCATCTGCCCACTTCTTTTGAAGTTTCCTCAGTTCATCCATCATACCAAGGGCGGACCTGCAGGCGCTTACCGGATGATCATCCTGGGGCAGCGGGGCACCAAAGACTGCCATAATAGCATCTCCCATGTATTTGTCGAGGAGCCCATCGTATCTGAATACTACACCGGTCATGGCGGTCAGGTATTCATTGAGGAGGTGTACGAGTTCCTCCGGCGACAGTTTCTCGGAAACGGTGGTAAACCCCCGTATATCAGAGAAGAGGACTGTAAGATTCATCTTTTCCCCCCCGAGCTTCAGCTTTGAGGGATCCTTCAAAAGTTCGTTGATTACGGAAGGGGTAAGGTAATACTGGAAAGCACCGCGTATCTTTTTCTTCTCCCGCTCTTCGGTTATGTACTTGTAGATCGTTATGCCGAGGTAGACTGTAAGTATTGTAATGACTGGGTAGATTAGATTGAGCCAGATGTTATAATGGGAGAAGATAAACCAGTTGATCAGGATATACGTTACAAGTAACAGAAGGCTGAAAAAAACACCGTAAGCACCCCTGACCCTGGACAGAACAATGCCGAGGATAAGACCGAAGAAAAGTATAGCGGTAATGTCAAATACCCCGATCCAGCCGGGACGCTTAAGAAAGGTTTGAGTTAGTATATTGTCTATTACAGTGGCATGAATTTCGATTCCCGGATACGTAGTACTGAAGGGAGTTACCCTCATGTCGTAAATACCTGTAGCTGTAGCCCCCACCAGAACGATTTTGTCTTTAAAAAGTGCCGGTTTCAGGCGGCCGCTTATGATATCGGCAATCGAATAATGAGGAAAGGTCTTGGCGGGCCCAAGATAATTTATCAACATTCTCCCCGATTCGTCGGTCGGGACACCAAGATCACCTATCCGTATGGAATCAACGCCAAAGTCGGCCATCTTCAGGGTCATCATGGGCCAGTCCATGTACTGAAGAAGGACAGAGATGGAAAGAGGGGGATAAAAGTCGTCTCCGAATTTCATAACCAGAGGGGACCACCTTATCGTTCCGTCACTGTCTGGGAAACAATTAAAGTATCCGCTATTTTCTGCCGCATCGGACAGCGGCCCCACGTTTGCTGCAGCCGCACATGCTTGTGGCAGAATGGATTCATCCGGTTTGCCTATGAACTGTACTATCTGATATTTGGAGTAGGAAATATTATTGGCACATTTCTGGGCGTCCTCTTTGTTCAGGTGTGCGATTTCCTTCTCTGTGGTGTGGAAAAAATAGCCGAGGGTGATATTTCCCGCATTCTTCATCGATTCAGCGAGTATTGGATCGGTGTCCGCAGGTTCGGCAAAGACGATATCCATTCCCACGACTTTTGCTCCGTATTCCTTCAGGGTGTCAACGAGTTTTGCAATGGTTGCCCTCGGCCATGGCCATCGCCCCAGTTCACTTAAACTCTTCTCATCAATGGCCGCAATTACTATATTTCCTCCTGGACACCTCTCGCCCCGGGAAAGCGTCCTCAGATCCAGGGTTTTTAGCTCCATAAATCTAAGGAAAGGAACATTCATTAAATAGAAGATGATTGCTATGAAAACAATAACAAGGCTTATTTTCAGGGGGGATATTGACAGCAGTCTCTTGAATAGGTTGTTCATGGGAACTCCTTGGAATTTAACAAATAATATCAAACCCTTTTTGAAAGTCAAGACAAAGGATTTGAGGGTTGCAAATTTTAGATAACAAATATCTTGACAAGGTAGATGGCTTTATGATAGCCAAATCATTCTTGTAAAATAGTCAAAAATTAGACTACATTTGCCGATGTAGCTCAGTCGGTAGAGCAACTGATTCGTAATCAGTAGGTCAGCGGTTCAACTCCGCTCATCGGCTCCAGGGAGTATAAAAGGGATCCGCCATATTTAATTGGACCCGTCAGTGATTAGCTTATGTTTCTCCGATCCGCGTCTTCTAAAGGATTTGTCTATGAAGAGCGGACAGTGGGTATAACCGGAAACAGTTGTGCCTCCCGTGTTTGGAAAGGAGAGTAAATAAGAGGGTATTTTCCTAACTAAACTTTAAGAAAGGAGCGCATTGTTATGAAAGTTACCAGAAGAGGTTTCTTGAAGATCTCCGGTGTGGCGTTAATGGCAAGCGGTATCGGAATCAGTCTGAAACCGGTATTAGCTCATGCCGAACCACTGAAGATCCAGTATGCTAAAGAGACCACTACGATCTGTCCTTACTGTTCTGTTGGATGCGGCATAATTGTCGCCACTCAGAAGGGTAAGGTCATCAACACGGAAGGTGATCCCGATCACCCCATTAACAGGGGGTCTCTCTGCACCAAGGGAGGGTCTATTTACCAGCTGTCGGTCAATAAAAACCGGCTTGACAAACCACTTTACCGGGCACCTTATTCCGATAAGTGGGAGGAAAAATCCTGGAAATGGATGATTGACAGGATTGCCAAAAATGTAAAGAAGAGTCGTGATAAGAGTTTCAAGGAAAGAAATGCCAAGGGACAGGTAGTCAACCGAACAGACGGGATAGCTTCGGTTGGCAGTGCCGCCATGGACAATGAAGAGTGTTTCATCTATCAAAAATTCTTAAGGGGGTTGGGCCTGACTTATATTGAACACCAGGCCCGTATCTGACACAGCGCAACTGTTGCGGCTCTGGCAGAGTCGTTCGGACGCGGTGCGATGACCAATCACTGGATTGACATTAGAAACAGTGATTGTATTTTGGCAATGGGCAGTAACCCCGCATCAAACCATCCCGTTTCCTTTAAGTATGTTACACAGGCAATGGAGAATGGCGCTAAACTTATCAGTGTTGATCCAAGATTTACCCAGACCTCCGCGAAAGCAGACATCTTCGCTTCTCTGAGGTCAGGTTCAGATATAGCCTTTCTTGGAGGCATGATTAAATATATTCTGGACAATAACCTCATTCAAAAAGAGTATGTCGTCAATTACACAAATGCTTCTTTCCTGGTAAATCCGAAAATTAAACTTCCTGGGGACAATAAGGGTGTCTTCTCCGGGCTCACCGACGGCAAGTATGATAAATCCACATGGTCATTCCAGACGGATGCCAACGGTGTCGTTAAAAAAGATCAAAGCCTGAAGGATCCTGACTGTGTATACCAGCTCTTGAATAAACATTATTCAAGGTATAACCCCGATACCGTATCCAACATTACCGGTACTCCGGAGGAAAAACTTCTTGAGGTTTACAAGGAATACTCAAAAACCGGCAAGGTAGGAAAAGCTGGGACTATCATGTATGCCATGGGGTGGACGCAGCATACGGTGGGTGTCCAGAACATCAGGACAATGGCCATAATCCAGCTCCTCCTTGGAAACATGGGACTTGCCGGCGGTGGTGTCAACGCTTTAAGGGGTGAGTCCAATGTTCAGGGATCTACAGATCAATGTCTGCTCTTTCACATCATCCCCGGGTATCTCAAGACACCAAAGGCGTCTCTTCCTACATTGAAAGCGTACAATGATAAATATACGCCTACAACAAAGGAGCCGAATAGTCTGAACTGGTGGAGCAACTATCCGAAATACATAGCAAGTCTCCTGAGGGCGCATTACGGGACAGATGTCAGTCTGGAAGAGGCCTATAGCTATCTGCCCAAGCTGGATGACGGTGTAGATTACTCCTGGCTGAGTCTCTTTGATGCAATGTACAAAGGAAAATTCACCGGATTCTTCTCATGGGGGCAGAATCCTGCCTGCAGCGGTGCCAGTTCCAACAAAACAAGACAGGCTATGACCAAACTGGACTGGATGGTCAATGTCAACATCTTTGACAGTGAGACAGGTTCCTTCTGGAAGGGACCCGGTATGGATCCGAAGAAGATCAAGACAGAGGTCTTCATGCTTCCATGTTCTGCCTCAATTGAAAAAGAAGGCAGTATTACCAACAGCGGCCGCTGGATGCAGTGGAGATACAAGGCGGTTAATTCACCCGGAGTCGCCATGCCTGATGGTGAAATCATTGCCGAGCTCTTCTACAAGGTAAAAGAGCTTTACGAAAAAGAAGGCGGGCCTCTGAAAGAGGCTATTACAAAAATGACCTGGGAGTACGGTCCTAAAGGTGCTGACGGCAAGGTCAAGCATCTGGATGCCCACTATATTGCCAAGGAAATCAACGGGTACTTCCTCGAAGACAAGGAGATCAAAGGGAAGCTCTACAAGAAAGGCGAACTGGTGCCAAGTTTTGCCTTTCTCCAGGATGACGGTTCGACCTCTTCCGGAAACTGGCTGTACTGTAATTCCTATACTGAAAAAGGGAATATGGCGGCACGGCGCGGAGGCAAGGATGAATCCGGCATAGGCCTTTACTCCGATTGGTCATGGTGCTGGCCTGTCAACCGCAGGATCATCTACAATGGCGCTTCAGTTGATCTGAATGGAAACCCCTGGGACAAAGAGCATCCCGTAATCAAGTGGGATGGTTCCAAGTGGACAGGAGATGTTCCTGACGGTGTTGCAAAGCCTGGTTCAGGGAGACCTCCCTTCATCATGAAAACCCATGGTGTCGGTAGTATTTTTGGACCGGGACTTGCTGATGGACCATTTCCAGAACATTATGAGCCTTTGGAATGCCCCGTAGAAA
This region includes:
- a CDS encoding adenylate/guanylate cyclase domain-containing protein produces the protein MNNLFKRLLSISPLKISLVIVFIAIIFYLMNVPFLRFMELKTLDLRTLSRGERCPGGNIVIAAIDEKSLSELGRWPWPRATIAKLVDTLKEYGAKVVGMDIVFAEPADTDPILAESMKNAGNITLGYFFHTTEKEIAHLNKEDAQKCANNISYSKYQIVQFIGKPDESILPQACAAAANVGPLSDAAENSGYFNCFPDSDGTIRWSPLVMKFGDDFYPPLSISVLLQYMDWPMMTLKMADFGVDSIRIGDLGVPTDESGRMLINYLGPAKTFPHYSIADIISGRLKPALFKDKIVLVGATATGIYDMRVTPFSTTYPGIEIHATVIDNILTQTFLKRPGWIGVFDITAILFFGLILGIVLSRVRGAYGVFFSLLLLVTYILINWFIFSHYNIWLNLIYPVITILTVYLGITIYKYITEEREKKKIRGAFQYYLTPSVINELLKDPSKLKLGGEKMNLTVLFSDIRGFTTVSEKLSPEELVHLLNEYLTAMTGVVFRYDGLLDKYMGDAIMAVFGAPLPQDDHPVSACRSALGMMDELRKLQKKWADESRPVLDIGIGINSGEMVVGNMGSDMRFDYTVMGDNVNLGSRLEGINKEYGTNIIISEYTYNEVKDKFLCRELDFVRVKGKELPVRIYELLGERGDVENRGDFVKLFEEGLAKYRQGQWDEAVAFFQDVLSIHQGDPPSELYIRRCRELKKNPPDGKWDGAYIMTKK
- the fdnG gene encoding formate dehydrogenase-N subunit alpha; its protein translation is MKVTRRGFLKISGVALMASGIGISLKPVLAHAEPLKIQYAKETTTICPYCSVGCGIIVATQKGKVINTEGDPDHPINRGSLCTKGGSIYQLSVNKNRLDKPLYRAPYSDKWEEKSWKWMIDRIAKNVKKSRDKSFKERNAKGQVVNRTDGIASVGSAAMDNEECFIYQKFLRGLGLTYIEHQARIUHSATVAALAESFGRGAMTNHWIDIRNSDCILAMGSNPASNHPVSFKYVTQAMENGAKLISVDPRFTQTSAKADIFASLRSGSDIAFLGGMIKYILDNNLIQKEYVVNYTNASFLVNPKIKLPGDNKGVFSGLTDGKYDKSTWSFQTDANGVVKKDQSLKDPDCVYQLLNKHYSRYNPDTVSNITGTPEEKLLEVYKEYSKTGKVGKAGTIMYAMGWTQHTVGVQNIRTMAIIQLLLGNMGLAGGGVNALRGESNVQGSTDQCLLFHIIPGYLKTPKASLPTLKAYNDKYTPTTKEPNSLNWWSNYPKYIASLLRAHYGTDVSLEEAYSYLPKLDDGVDYSWLSLFDAMYKGKFTGFFSWGQNPACSGASSNKTRQAMTKLDWMVNVNIFDSETGSFWKGPGMDPKKIKTEVFMLPCSASIEKEGSITNSGRWMQWRYKAVNSPGVAMPDGEIIAELFYKVKELYEKEGGPLKEAITKMTWEYGPKGADGKVKHLDAHYIAKEINGYFLEDKEIKGKLYKKGELVPSFAFLQDDGSTSSGNWLYCNSYTEKGNMAARRGGKDESGIGLYSDWSWCWPVNRRIIYNGASVDLNGNPWDKEHPVIKWDGSKWTGDVPDGVAKPGSGRPPFIMKTHGVGSIFGPGLADGPFPEHYEPLECPVEKNFMSPQMVNPTIKRWDKEGTGTNVDARATCDPRFPFVCSTYRVSEHWQTGLMTRWCPWLAEMQPEMFVEMSQELAKMKDIKNGDRTIVKSIRGEVDAVAIVTARFKPFKLNGTVVHQVGIPWHYGWVTTNMRKYVQGDKKPEVFTSGDSANLLTPFIGDANTMIPESKAFMVNVEKKGVK